From Woronichinia naegeliana WA131, the proteins below share one genomic window:
- a CDS encoding undecaprenyl/decaprenyl-phosphate alpha-N-acetylglucosaminyl 1-phosphate transferase codes for MLGEQYYFIAFFLSVAVVWWSTPIIKRVGLKAGYVDKPDARKMHQRPMVRLGGVSIFAGSLTALIVVWSLGGFGVLPPNREWEVWGVTLGGLAFFSIGLIDDLFSLSPISRLVAQTGVSSLVWTMGVRIDFVTLPFMSLVHLEWLSLPITVLWLVGMANAINWIDGLDGLAAGVCGICAVVLFVLCLFMEQSAAALIAVALAGGALGFLRYNFNPAQIFMGDGGAYFMGFTLAGVAVIGLVKIAAVTTVAVTAVLLPYLVLAVPILDMSVVILSRLSKGKSPFIADKGHLHHRLIKAGISHRLTVLFIYALTLWAGSLALGFSNIPSGWGFAIGATFLLIYLGWQVWRNSRKADD; via the coding sequence ATGCTAGGAGAACAATACTACTTTATTGCCTTTTTTCTCTCCGTTGCGGTTGTTTGGTGGTCAACACCGATCATCAAGCGTGTTGGTCTCAAGGCTGGTTACGTAGATAAACCCGATGCCCGTAAAATGCACCAGCGACCGATGGTACGGTTGGGAGGAGTTTCTATCTTTGCTGGTTCCCTGACAGCCCTAATTGTTGTTTGGTCATTAGGGGGTTTTGGTGTACTTCCCCCCAATCGAGAATGGGAAGTTTGGGGAGTGACTCTCGGTGGATTAGCTTTTTTTAGTATCGGTTTAATTGACGATTTATTTAGCCTCAGCCCAATTTCCCGCTTAGTTGCCCAAACTGGAGTTTCGTCTCTGGTATGGACGATGGGGGTGCGAATTGATTTTGTCACCCTCCCTTTTATGAGTCTGGTGCATCTGGAGTGGTTGAGTTTACCGATTACGGTGCTCTGGTTAGTCGGCATGGCCAATGCTATTAACTGGATTGATGGGCTGGATGGCTTGGCGGCGGGTGTTTGTGGCATTTGTGCTGTCGTCTTATTTGTTCTCTGTCTATTTATGGAACAATCGGCGGCGGCCTTAATTGCGGTTGCCTTGGCTGGGGGGGCCTTGGGGTTTCTGCGCTATAACTTTAATCCGGCTCAGATTTTTATGGGAGATGGCGGGGCCTATTTTATGGGTTTTACCCTGGCAGGGGTAGCGGTGATTGGATTAGTTAAAATTGCTGCCGTGACCACCGTTGCCGTGACAGCCGTGCTTTTACCCTATTTGGTTTTAGCGGTTCCTATCCTCGATATGTCGGTGGTGATTCTCTCTCGCTTGAGCAAAGGCAAGTCCCCTTTTATTGCTGACAAGGGTCATCTCCATCATCGTCTGATTAAGGCGGGCATCTCCCACCGTCTCACCGTTTTATTTATCTATGCGTTGACCCTTTGGGCTGGTAGTTTGGCCCTCGGATTTTCCAATATTCCCAGTGGTTGGGGATTTGCGATCGGTGCCACCTTTTTGTTGATTTATTTAGGTTGGCAGGTTTGGCGCAATAGTCGCAAGGCTGATGATTAG
- a CDS encoding serine hydroxymethyltransferase — protein MVDTNLEYLAETDPAIAEIIDRELQRQRIHLELIASENFTSPAVLAAQGSVLTNKYAEGLPGKRYYGGCEFIDQAEQLAIDRVKQLFRAAHANVQPHSGAQANFAVFLTLLQPGDTIMGMDLAHGGHLTHGSPVNVSGKWFKVHHYGVSPETEQLDYEQVRELALKVRPKLLICGYSAYPRTIHFDKFRAIADEVGAYLLADIAHIAGLVATGHHPDPLPHCHVVTTTTHKTLRGPRGGLIMTNDEELGKKLDKAVFPGTQGGPLEHVIAAKAVAFGEALKPAFKTYSGQVIANAQALASQLTQRGFKIVSGGTDNHLMLLDLRSIGMTGKVADQLVSQVHITANKNTVPFDPESPFVTSGLRLGSPAMTTRGLKEADFQEIGDIIADLLLNPDDPDMKKACLQRVTDLCQRFPLYPHLKIPLAAIA, from the coding sequence GTGGTTGACACTAATCTAGAATATCTAGCAGAGACGGATCCCGCGATCGCTGAGATTATTGATCGGGAATTACAGCGTCAACGCATTCACCTTGAACTGATTGCCAGCGAAAATTTTACTTCCCCGGCGGTTCTAGCTGCTCAAGGGTCGGTTCTCACCAATAAATATGCGGAAGGTTTGCCTGGAAAACGCTACTACGGCGGCTGTGAATTTATTGATCAAGCAGAACAGTTAGCCATTGATCGCGTCAAGCAGTTATTTCGTGCTGCCCACGCCAATGTTCAACCCCACTCTGGAGCCCAGGCTAATTTTGCTGTCTTTTTAACACTCCTGCAACCCGGTGACACGATTATGGGCATGGATCTTGCTCATGGTGGCCATTTAACCCATGGTTCTCCCGTTAATGTTTCTGGAAAATGGTTTAAGGTTCACCACTACGGGGTTAGTCCAGAAACGGAACAATTGGATTATGAGCAAGTACGGGAATTGGCCCTTAAAGTGCGTCCTAAATTATTGATCTGTGGCTATTCTGCCTATCCGCGTACCATTCATTTTGATAAGTTTCGGGCGATCGCCGATGAAGTAGGAGCTTATTTATTAGCCGACATTGCCCATATTGCCGGATTAGTTGCCACAGGCCACCATCCCGATCCTTTACCCCATTGTCATGTAGTGACCACCACCACCCATAAAACCCTGCGCGGCCCCAGGGGGGGATTAATTATGACCAATGACGAAGAACTGGGCAAAAAATTAGATAAAGCCGTCTTTCCAGGTACCCAGGGTGGCCCTTTAGAACATGTCATCGCCGCTAAAGCCGTTGCCTTCGGAGAAGCTCTCAAACCGGCTTTTAAAACCTACTCTGGTCAAGTCATTGCCAATGCCCAGGCACTAGCCAGCCAATTAACCCAACGCGGCTTCAAAATTGTTTCCGGTGGAACGGACAATCATTTAATGTTGTTAGATTTGCGTTCCATTGGTATGACTGGTAAAGTGGCAGATCAATTAGTCAGTCAGGTGCATATTACGGCCAATAAAAATACCGTTCCTTTTGATCCCGAATCTCCCTTTGTGACCAGTGGTCTCCGTTTAGGTTCGCCCGCTATGACAACTCGTGGACTTAAGGAGGCAGACTTCCAGGAAATTGGCGATATTATTGCTGATCTGCTGCTCAATCCCGATGATCCAGACATGAAAAAAGCTTGTCTGCAACGGGTGACAGATCTTTGTCAACGTTTCCCCCTTTATCCCCATCTTAAAATTCCTCTGGCGGCTATCGCCTAG
- the pgeF gene encoding peptidoglycan editing factor PgeF, producing the protein MTNSPVLSDWQWQEWQGRSYLTCSLLQEWQHGFFTQDFYPDVPETLVAVLQPQSTVFRVKQVHGDRLLTPTEIQQVRSTGENEESWPAADGIISDHSQQAVWVASADCTPVLVGDRVTGRVSAIHAGWRGTAQSIVPKAIQRFLALGSQLSHLRIAMGPAIAGSVYQVDQGVAAEVGASLFPDVPKPPTEILEILANLTEPPILSDPEAGKVRLDVRRINALQLDQLDLQPDQIAIAPYCTYQMPERFFSYRRTHEKKVQWSGIISGQGK; encoded by the coding sequence ATGACTAATTCCCCTGTACTTTCAGATTGGCAATGGCAAGAATGGCAAGGCCGAAGCTATCTGACCTGTAGTTTACTGCAAGAATGGCAGCATGGTTTCTTTACTCAAGATTTCTATCCTGATGTTCCAGAAACCTTGGTCGCTGTTTTACAACCCCAGTCCACCGTTTTTCGCGTTAAACAGGTACATGGTGATCGCCTTTTAACACCCACAGAAATTCAGCAGGTTAGATCTACTGGGGAAAATGAGGAGAGTTGGCCAGCCGCCGATGGGATCATCAGTGATCACAGTCAACAAGCGGTTTGGGTAGCCAGTGCCGATTGTACTCCAGTTTTGGTAGGGGATAGGGTCACAGGACGAGTCTCTGCGATTCATGCTGGTTGGCGTGGTACTGCCCAAAGCATTGTTCCTAAAGCTATTCAGCGTTTTCTAGCCTTGGGTAGCCAGTTATCCCATTTACGGATTGCAATGGGGCCAGCGATCGCCGGTAGTGTTTATCAAGTGGATCAAGGCGTAGCGGCAGAGGTGGGGGCTAGTTTATTTCCAGATGTTCCCAAACCCCCTACAGAAATTTTAGAAATACTTGCTAACCTGACAGAGCCGCCTATTTTATCTGACCCTGAAGCAGGAAAAGTTCGCTTAGATGTGCGCCGTATTAACGCCCTACAACTCGATCAACTCGATCTTCAACCCGACCAAATTGCGATCGCTCCCTACTGTACCTATCAAATGCCCGAACGTTTCTTTTCCTATCGTCGTACCCATGAAAAAAAAGTACAATGGTCTGGCATTATTAGTGGGCAAGGAAAATAA
- a CDS encoding biotin--[acetyl-CoA-carboxylase] ligase, with product MALDQEKLLAEIAALLNADWQDCLKLLLFESIPSTNQALWEAIAQGQTPPIAAIAVQQTAGRGQWGRSWQSERGGLYLSLALDLNLTAQAATQVTLWSAWGIAHLLRQYDIPVGLKWPNDLVLESRKLGGIKCETKISQNHLSQVVIGVGINWENPVPDMGIQLSQYLTSLSFSTPSINYLEQLAAIVLQGLYIGFQRYSQEGITSIVQGYLDYFVNLNQSIVLDGSPGKIIGITEQGELRVKLQAPGASTEITVPPGMIRLGYQKPES from the coding sequence ATGGCCTTGGATCAGGAAAAACTATTAGCTGAAATTGCGGCTCTTCTCAATGCGGATTGGCAAGACTGCTTAAAATTGTTATTGTTTGAATCTATCCCTTCTACCAATCAAGCTCTTTGGGAGGCTATTGCCCAGGGCCAAACCCCTCCGATCGCGGCGATCGCGGTACAACAAACAGCAGGACGGGGGCAGTGGGGGCGTAGTTGGCAATCTGAAAGAGGCGGTTTATATTTATCTTTGGCTTTAGATCTGAACTTAACAGCACAAGCGGCAACGCAAGTCACCCTTTGGAGTGCCTGGGGCATCGCCCATCTGTTACGACAATATGATATTCCCGTCGGTCTAAAATGGCCCAATGATTTAGTTTTAGAGAGTCGTAAATTAGGGGGCATTAAATGTGAAACCAAAATTAGCCAAAACCATCTTTCTCAAGTCGTCATCGGAGTCGGCATTAACTGGGAAAATCCGGTTCCCGATATGGGTATTCAACTAAGCCAATATTTAACCTCCCTCTCCTTCTCAACCCCCTCAATCAACTATTTAGAACAATTAGCAGCGATCGTTTTACAGGGCTTATACATCGGTTTTCAGCGTTATTCCCAGGAAGGTATCACTAGTATTGTTCAAGGTTATCTGGACTATTTTGTGAATCTTAATCAGTCTATTGTATTAGACGGTTCCCCTGGAAAGATTATCGGCATTACTGAGCAGGGTGAACTGCGAGTCAAACTGCAAGCTCCTGGAGCCAGCACAGAAATTACTGTACCGCCAGGCATGATCCGTCTAGGCTATCAAAAACCGGAGTCTTAG
- a CDS encoding aspartate aminotransferase family protein, whose protein sequence is MSQPTLLDNPDVSFASLSTVSPDFNPEDFNNYVMNTYGRFPIAITKGKGCRLWDTDGKEYLDFVAGIATCTLGHAHPALIKTVSEQMQKLHHVSNLYYIPEQGALARWIVEHSCGDRVFFCNSGAEANEAAIKLVRKYAHTVLDFLEQPVILTAKASFHGRTLATITATGQPKYQQHFEPLMPGFAYVPYNDIKAIEVAITDLDEGNRRVAAIMLEPLQGEGGVRPGDVAYFQRLREICDQNDILLVFDEVQSGVGRTGKLWGYENLGVEPDIFTSAKGLAGGIPIGAMICKKFCDVFEPGNHASTFGGNPLVTAAALTVLQTIETDHILENVQARGEQLRGHLKSLATKYSPLFTDVRGWGLINGLEINAESPITSMDIVNAAIKEGLLLAPAGPKVLRFVPPLIVTETEVTQAMTQLDKAIANLHNS, encoded by the coding sequence GTGAGTCAACCAACCCTGCTTGACAATCCCGACGTTTCCTTCGCCTCCCTATCGACTGTTTCCCCTGATTTTAATCCAGAGGATTTTAATAATTATGTAATGAACACCTACGGACGCTTCCCGATCGCCATAACCAAAGGTAAGGGCTGTCGTCTCTGGGATACCGATGGCAAAGAATACTTAGATTTTGTGGCAGGTATTGCAACTTGTACTTTAGGTCATGCTCATCCGGCCCTCATTAAAACGGTGTCAGAGCAGATGCAAAAACTGCATCATGTTTCTAATCTATATTACATTCCTGAACAGGGAGCCTTAGCCCGGTGGATAGTTGAGCATTCCTGCGGCGATCGCGTTTTTTTCTGTAATTCGGGAGCCGAGGCCAACGAAGCCGCCATTAAGTTGGTTCGTAAATATGCCCATACCGTTTTAGACTTTCTAGAACAACCTGTTATTTTAACTGCTAAAGCCAGTTTTCACGGGCGCACCCTGGCCACTATTACCGCCACAGGACAGCCTAAATATCAGCAACATTTTGAACCCTTGATGCCCGGCTTTGCCTATGTTCCCTACAATGACATCAAGGCGATCGAAGTGGCCATTACCGATTTAGATGAAGGTAATCGGCGAGTGGCCGCCATTATGCTAGAGCCATTACAGGGAGAAGGAGGCGTTCGTCCAGGCGATGTGGCCTATTTCCAGCGATTACGGGAAATTTGTGACCAAAATGATATTCTCCTCGTCTTTGATGAAGTACAGTCGGGCGTGGGTCGAACGGGAAAACTGTGGGGCTATGAAAATCTAGGAGTAGAGCCGGATATTTTCACCAGTGCGAAGGGATTAGCGGGCGGAATTCCTATCGGAGCCATGATTTGTAAGAAATTCTGCGATGTGTTTGAGCCAGGCAATCATGCCAGCACCTTTGGAGGCAATCCTTTGGTAACAGCAGCCGCTTTAACGGTATTGCAAACCATTGAAACAGATCATATTCTTGAAAATGTCCAGGCCAGGGGTGAACAGTTACGGGGTCATTTAAAATCTTTAGCGACAAAATATAGCCCTTTATTTACCGATGTGCGGGGTTGGGGTTTAATTAATGGGCTAGAAATTAATGCCGAAAGTCCGATTACGTCAATGGATATTGTCAATGCAGCTATTAAAGAGGGGCTGCTATTAGCACCCGCCGGGCCAAAAGTGTTGCGCTTTGTCCCCCCCCTAATTGTAACGGAAACGGAAGTTACCCAAGCGATGACCCAATTAGATAAGGCGATCGCCAATCTGCACAATTCTTAA
- a CDS encoding potassium channel protein: MLNIVEQKNRRLHQELLGGGLTFVGLLLAGTFWYRFIEHWTWIDAAYMTTITLTTVGFGETHPLDPKSRVFTMLLVLAGLFTIGYMANRFTEAFIQGYFQAGLRQRQERLMISTLKEHYILCGFGRTGCQIAAEFQTEGIPFLIIESDTAQIERAKAMGYQVLTGDATLDESLLAAKIDQAICIVAALTSDAENLYTVLSAKTLNPKIRAIARASTEEAVQKLQRAGADEVVSPYITGGKRLAAAALRPQVVDFVDGILTGAGRSFYMEEFRITADSSPYIGQSLSEARLRSQSGALVLAIRRLDRDLIVGPTGETLLLEEDSLICLGTVEQLRKLNHILCPLSPATLRLPTKQK; encoded by the coding sequence GTGTTAAATATCGTAGAACAAAAAAATCGAAGGTTACATCAAGAGCTATTGGGGGGAGGACTGACCTTCGTCGGCTTATTACTGGCAGGAACTTTTTGGTATAGATTTATTGAGCATTGGACTTGGATTGATGCGGCTTATATGACCACCATTACCTTAACCACCGTTGGTTTTGGTGAAACCCACCCTTTAGATCCGAAATCCCGCGTTTTTACGATGTTGTTAGTGTTGGCCGGACTATTTACCATCGGTTATATGGCCAACCGTTTTACAGAAGCCTTCATTCAAGGTTATTTTCAAGCAGGATTGCGACAAAGACAGGAGAGACTAATGATTTCTACGCTAAAAGAGCATTATATTCTCTGTGGTTTTGGACGTACCGGCTGCCAAATTGCGGCGGAATTCCAGACCGAGGGCATTCCTTTTCTGATTATTGAGTCAGATACAGCCCAAATCGAGAGAGCGAAGGCAATGGGCTACCAAGTCTTAACCGGCGATGCCACTTTAGATGAATCCCTATTAGCGGCCAAAATTGATCAGGCAATTTGTATTGTGGCGGCCTTGACCTCCGATGCGGAAAATCTCTATACCGTGCTTTCTGCTAAAACCCTTAATCCTAAGATTCGGGCGATCGCCAGAGCCAGTACAGAAGAGGCGGTACAAAAATTGCAAAGGGCTGGGGCTGATGAGGTGGTATCTCCCTATATCACGGGGGGGAAACGCTTGGCGGCAGCGGCCCTCAGACCCCAGGTGGTCGATTTTGTGGATGGTATTCTCACGGGAGCCGGACGTTCCTTTTATATGGAGGAATTTCGGATTACGGCGGATAGCTCTCCCTATATTGGCCAAAGTTTAAGTGAGGCCAGATTGCGTTCCCAATCGGGTGCATTGGTGTTAGCCATTCGCCGGTTAGATCGAGATCTGATTGTTGGCCCCACAGGAGAAACTTTGTTACTAGAGGAGGATTCTCTGATTTGCTTAGGCACAGTCGAACAACTACGAAAACTGAATCACATTCTCTGTCCTCTCAGTCCTGCAACCCTACGCTTGCCCACCAAACAAAAATAA
- a CDS encoding DUF3782 domain-containing protein gives MATTADDVWRLLAELTTRQSELTAAQKETDLQLKEVSQAQKETDRQLKELGKQTDRQLKELGKQTDRQLKELGKQIGGLGAKFGSFTEGLALPSMEKILRQRFGMETTSPSVRVSKGGQHIEIDVLAYANGELNTAYIVEVKSHAREESITQLKSILQRFRAFFPEHKDKQLYGILAAVDMSPDLREKTLQEGFYVARIHDQVFELDIPENFQPQRY, from the coding sequence ATGGCAACCACAGCAGACGATGTATGGCGACTCCTTGCTGAATTAACGACTAGACAATCTGAATTAACGGCTGCCCAAAAGGAAACTGACCTACAACTTAAGGAAGTGAGTCAGGCACAGAAGGAAACCGATCGCCAACTCAAGGAATTGGGTAAACAAACCGATCGCCAACTCAAGGAATTGGGTAAACAAACTGATCGCCAACTCAAGGAATTAGGTAAACAAATTGGGGGACTCGGTGCAAAATTTGGTAGTTTTACCGAAGGTCTTGCTCTTCCCTCAATGGAAAAGATTCTCAGACAAAGGTTTGGCATGGAAACGACTAGTCCTAGTGTACGAGTTAGTAAAGGTGGACAACACATCGAAATTGATGTCCTTGCCTATGCTAATGGTGAGCTAAATACTGCCTATATTGTCGAGGTCAAAAGTCATGCAAGAGAGGAATCTATTACTCAATTAAAAAGTATTTTGCAACGTTTTCGTGCCTTTTTTCCTGAACATAAAGATAAACAACTCTATGGGATTTTGGCTGCGGTTGATATGTCCCCCGATTTACGAGAAAAAACACTACAAGAGGGATTTTATGTTGCGCGTATTCACGACCAAGTTTTTGAACTGGATATTCCTGAAAATTTTCAACCCCAACGTTATTAG
- a CDS encoding DUF3782 domain-containing protein — MATTADDVWRLLAELTTAQKETDLQLKEVSQVQKETGLQMKEVSQAQRETDRQLKELGKQTDRQLKELGKQIGGLGAKFGSFTEGLALPSMEKILRQRFGMETTSPSVRVSKGGQHIEIDVLAYANGELNTAYIVEVKSHAREESITQLKSILQRFRTFFPEHKDKQLYGILAAVDMSPDLREKTLQEGFYVARIHDQVFELDIPENFQPQSY, encoded by the coding sequence ATGGCAACCACAGCAGATGACGTATGGCGACTCCTAGCTGAATTAACGACTGCTCAAAAGGAAACTGACCTACAACTTAAGGAAGTTAGTCAGGTACAGAAGGAAACAGGACTACAAATGAAGGAAGTTAGTCAGGCACAGAGGGAGACTGATCGCCAACTCAAGGAATTGGGTAAACAAACTGATCGCCAACTCAAGGAATTAGGTAAACAAATTGGGGGACTCGGTGCAAAATTTGGTAGTTTTACCGAAGGTCTTGCTCTTCCCTCAATGGAAAAGATTCTCAGACAAAGGTTTGGCATGGAAACGACTAGTCCCAGTGTACGAGTTAGTAAAGGTGGACAACACATAGAAATTGATGTCCTTGCCTATGCCAATGGTGAGCTAAATACTGCCTATATTGTCGAGGTCAAAAGTCATGCAAGAGAGGAATCTATTACTCAATTAAAAAGTATTTTACAACGTTTTCGTACCTTTTTTCCTGAACATAAAGATAAACAACTCTATGGGATTTTGGCGGCGGTTGATATGTCTCCCGATTTACGCGAAAAAACACTACAAGAGGGATTTTATGTTGCGCGTATTCACGACCAAGTTTTTGAACTGGATATTCCTGAAAATTTTCAACCTCAAAGCTATTAG
- a CDS encoding GUN4 domain-containing protein, producing MKILHIDLKPVGKDYAEFRYFWDNPNQYQSRQLPLAQIANLNRLSDTDYYTRLPEEYARTGQALYNWLDGSDRYLAQALNQHRREGIVLAIAASEGLAHLPWEILHDGTKFLVETTPGIVPIRWVTQPNSQALIQENKPANRALNVLFMATSPLGVEPVLDYEAEEGQILAATRRTPVNLQVEESGCLSELGYLVREYEKNYFDVFHLTGHATYNQKPYFLTENEYGNRVDSDTSAIINALKSSVPPLIFLSGCRTGRASDPVVASMAEELLNLGATAVLGWGETVRDTDATAAASGLYSELSQGGTILEALASTYQTLIKKKARDWHKLRLYVAGILPGALVTTLQKPGRKQLPIPIMSLEFRDDEKRLRVISRENFVGRRRQLQNCLRTLKTDWEKVGVLLHGMGGLGKSSIASRLWDRLPDFEKILWWRQIDEPKLITKLSSKLIKPELRKVRTDLKTIDDGLEVKLTNLFSQLKDLGEEPFLFIFDDFEWNLEPREGRYILKPEVAIILKALIWAIRETRTRHRVIITCRYRFDSELLDSFYEQGLESLKKAELTKKLNLLKNFNSNKISEDVREKALILADGNPRLLEFLNTEVLGKQDAETKLTELEQSPELWKDRIIWEELYQLIDKPLQQVLSHCLVYEIPVPMTALEVVCESLPNYKQQLQRGLDLGLIEMSPEPREEDRSYRVSRILPHVIVNIQIPKESEVYGLYRKAHEKLNQLWKNETNRSGEQWQEIFRLLFADKGNPERFRQGFFEMLAVQYNIEADRALENELRKLEGELSQDNFCDQLEDYLDQGNWRKADEETAWLFYSVMIQRVYKDWYQLCRELPDTTLKNIDQLWVDYSEGNFGFSTQKQIWKSLGGNSDEDYDTWKQFEQQLQWDAEIVSDYPKGYFPTQYARRSSARGGIGSVSCHEGIGGWNVVCWDGVVSLLSKL from the coding sequence ATGAAAATCTTACACATTGACCTTAAGCCTGTTGGCAAAGATTATGCTGAATTTCGTTATTTTTGGGATAATCCAAACCAATATCAATCGCGTCAGTTACCCTTAGCCCAGATTGCTAATTTGAATAGGCTTTCGGACACTGACTACTATACTCGGTTGCCAGAGGAGTACGCTAGGACAGGACAGGCTCTTTATAACTGGTTAGATGGTAGCGATCGCTATTTAGCACAGGCGTTAAATCAACACCGACGAGAGGGAATTGTTTTAGCCATAGCAGCCAGTGAGGGATTAGCTCATTTACCCTGGGAAATCCTGCACGATGGCACAAAGTTTCTAGTTGAGACAACACCAGGCATCGTTCCGATTCGATGGGTTACTCAGCCAAATTCTCAGGCTTTAATTCAAGAAAATAAACCTGCTAATCGGGCTTTAAATGTGCTTTTTATGGCAACTTCGCCGTTAGGTGTGGAACCTGTATTGGATTATGAAGCGGAAGAAGGACAAATTTTAGCCGCGACTCGACGTACTCCTGTTAATTTACAAGTCGAAGAAAGTGGTTGTTTGAGTGAGTTGGGTTATTTGGTTCGAGAATACGAGAAAAATTATTTTGATGTTTTTCATTTAACGGGTCATGCAACTTACAATCAAAAGCCTTATTTTTTGACAGAAAATGAGTATGGTAATCGAGTTGATAGCGATACATCGGCAATTATTAACGCGCTGAAATCTTCTGTTCCACCTTTGATTTTTCTGTCGGGTTGTCGGACGGGTCGTGCATCTGATCCTGTCGTTGCTTCGATGGCAGAGGAGCTATTAAATCTGGGAGCAACGGCTGTTTTAGGTTGGGGTGAAACTGTCCGCGATACGGATGCGACGGCGGCGGCGAGTGGTTTGTATTCGGAGTTATCGCAAGGGGGAACGATATTAGAGGCTCTGGCATCAACTTATCAGACGTTAATTAAGAAAAAAGCAAGGGATTGGCATAAATTAAGATTATATGTAGCAGGTATTTTACCAGGGGCTTTAGTGACTACGTTACAGAAACCTGGACGGAAACAATTACCTATACCGATAATGTCTTTGGAGTTTAGAGATGATGAGAAGCGATTAAGGGTGATTAGTCGAGAAAATTTTGTCGGTCGTCGTCGTCAGTTACAAAATTGTTTACGGACTTTGAAAACGGATTGGGAAAAAGTCGGGGTTTTACTTCATGGTATGGGCGGTTTAGGAAAAAGTAGTATCGCTTCTCGTTTGTGGGATCGTTTGCCTGATTTTGAAAAAATTCTTTGGTGGCGACAAATTGATGAACCGAAGCTGATTACAAAGTTATCTTCTAAATTAATTAAGCCTGAATTACGAAAAGTTCGTACAGATTTGAAAACAATAGATGACGGTTTAGAAGTTAAACTTACTAATCTTTTTAGTCAATTAAAAGATTTGGGAGAAGAACCATTTTTATTTATTTTTGATGATTTTGAATGGAATCTGGAACCGAGAGAAGGTCGTTATATTCTAAAGCCTGAAGTTGCTATAATTTTAAAGGCTTTAATTTGGGCAATTCGAGAAACAAGAACTAGACATCGCGTGATTATTACTTGTCGTTATCGCTTTGATTCAGAGTTGTTGGATTCTTTCTATGAACAAGGATTAGAGTCGTTGAAAAAAGCTGAACTAACTAAAAAACTCAATCTTTTAAAGAATTTTAACTCTAATAAAATCTCTGAAGATGTACGAGAAAAGGCGTTAATTTTAGCAGATGGTAATCCTCGATTATTGGAGTTTCTCAATACTGAAGTTTTAGGGAAACAAGATGCAGAAACTAAATTAACGGAATTAGAACAAAGTCCCGAACTATGGAAGGATAGAATTATTTGGGAGGAACTTTATCAGCTTATTGATAAACCTTTACAACAGGTTTTAAGTCATTGTTTAGTTTATGAAATTCCCGTCCCGATGACCGCTTTAGAAGTGGTTTGTGAGTCACTTCCTAATTATAAACAGCAATTACAACGAGGATTAGATTTAGGATTAATTGAGATGAGTCCTGAGCCTAGAGAAGAAGATCGATCTTATCGTGTTTCGCGGATTTTGCCTCATGTTATTGTCAATATTCAAATTCCTAAAGAATCAGAGGTTTATGGTTTATATCGAAAAGCTCATGAGAAATTAAATCAGTTATGGAAAAATGAAACAAATAGAAGTGGGGAACAATGGCAAGAGATTTTCCGTTTATTGTTTGCTGATAAAGGTAATCCAGAACGATTCAGACAGGGATTCTTTGAGATGTTAGCAGTTCAATACAATATAGAGGCAGATAGGGCATTAGAAAATGAACTGAGGAAATTAGAAGGTGAATTATCACAAGATAATTTTTGTGATCAATTAGAGGATTATTTAGATCAAGGTAATTGGAGAAAAGCTGATGAAGAAACTGCTTGGCTTTTCTACTCAGTAATGATACAGAGAGTCTATAAAGACTGGTATCAGCTATGCAGAGAATTGCCTGATACAACCCTCAAAAATATTGACCAACTTTGGGTTGATTATAGCGAAGGAAATTTTGGATTTAGCACTCAAAAGCAGATCTGGAAAAGCTTAGGAGGAAACTCAGACGAAGATTATGACACTTGGAAACAGTTTGAACAACAACTACAATGGGATGCAGAAATTGTCTCTGATTATCCAAAGGGTTATTTTCCTACCCAATATGCTAGGCGAAGTAGTGCAAGGGGTGGTATAGGTTCTGTTTCTTGCCATGAAGGTATTGGGGGTTGGAATGTAGTTTGTTGGGATGGTGTGGTATCTCTCTTATCAAAACTATAA